In Zea mays cultivar B73 chromosome 7, Zm-B73-REFERENCE-NAM-5.0, whole genome shotgun sequence, the following proteins share a genomic window:
- the LOC103633531 gene encoding uncharacterized protein codes for MPMGGGAGTWAPAMEVAGGAMGGWGRCCSIAGSKRRRSLGQHPLKGEWRLTPVEQGSEERHGWGVWSREARIWAFPGRAGKSRGGRRHGRGRAELLAADGRRARGRRLGKMAARGSSQPWKNHRAERSSPMPEDRRHGETRACREGHHDLLPCARWSLGKGDAMAATEGIGQALPHSCAQLVSMRGRALVKTARGGRRQRGEEEESGG; via the coding sequence ATGCCCATGGGAGGAGGGGCTGGAACTTGGGCGCCGGCCATGGAAGTCGCAGGTGGCGCCATGGGAGGCTGGGGACGCTGCTGCTCGATTGCAGGGAGCAAGCGAAGGCGGAGTCTTGGTCAGCATCCATTGAAGGGGGAGTGGAGACTCACGCCCGTGGAGCAGGGAAGTGAAGAACGCCATGGCTGGGGCGTGTGGAGCAGGGAGGCGAGGATCTGGGCGTTCCCTGGCCGGGCAGGGAAGAGCAGGGGAGGCAGACGCCATGGAAGGGGGCGAGCAGAGCTGCTGGCTGCTGATGGCCGGAGAGCAAGAGGACGACGGTTGGGGAAAATGGCAGCCAGGGGGAGCTCACAGCCGTGGAAAAATCATAGGGCAGAGAGGAGCTCGCCCATGCCCGAGGACAGGCGCCATGGGGAAACTCGAGCTTGCAGGGAGGGGCACCACGATCTGCTGCCGTGTGCGCGCTGGAGCTTGGGGAAGGGAGATGCCATGGCGGCAACAGAGGGCATCGGCCAAGCCTTGCCGCACTCCTGCGCGCAGCTGGTTTCCATGCGAGGACGAGCGCTAGTGAAGACAGcaaggggaggaagaagacagCGTGGGGAGGAGGAAGAGAGTGGCGGCTGA